In Levilactobacillus brevis, a single genomic region encodes these proteins:
- a CDS encoding cysteine hydrolase, translated as MAKQEALLIIDYTNDFVADNGALTCGQPGQILAPTIVTLADNFQQAGDWVLFPTDVHTPHDPYHPESKLFPPHNVRGTWGRELFGPVKGWYDQHAANPKVWLFDKTRYSAFAGTDLDLRLRERHVTTLHLTGVCTDICVLHTAVDAYNLGYQLVIHRDAVASFNPAGHDWALNHFETALGATIVP; from the coding sequence ATGGCCAAACAAGAAGCACTACTCATCATCGACTATACCAACGACTTCGTGGCGGACAATGGCGCGTTGACGTGCGGGCAACCCGGACAGATTCTAGCCCCCACCATCGTCACCCTCGCTGATAACTTTCAGCAAGCTGGCGACTGGGTACTCTTCCCAACGGACGTGCACACGCCGCACGACCCCTATCACCCCGAGAGTAAACTCTTCCCACCCCACAATGTTCGTGGTACCTGGGGACGAGAACTATTCGGACCAGTCAAGGGCTGGTACGACCAGCACGCGGCCAATCCTAAGGTCTGGCTGTTTGACAAGACTCGTTACAGCGCCTTTGCCGGGACCGATCTCGATCTACGACTACGCGAACGCCACGTAACGACGCTTCACCTGACGGGGGTCTGCACGGACATCTGCGTCCTCCATACGGCCGTCGACGCCTACAATCTGGGCTACCAGTTGGTTATTCACCGTGATGCCGTGGCCAGCTTCAACCCTGCTGGCCACGATTGGGCGTTGAACCATTTCGAAACGGCGCTGGGAGCAACGATTGTACCTTAG
- a CDS encoding aliphatic sulfonate ABC transporter substrate-binding protein, translating to MSQTKRRFLKWLVGLIVILWAGVAFYGYRQTDASSQSSGLTTVTVGYQKGDPVDIARQRGELVKEMKAKGYKVVYKQFQDGTSLLQALKSGSIDYARTGDTPPVTAQAAGTKLTYIGAGSAKPQGSGIVVKKGSGISSIKDLKGKKVAYTKGTSSQYLLLQALKKAGMSSSDVTWVNMDQSSASVAFAKGKVAAWVTWDPYTAQAQVNQNAKLLTNGVGLSNNRDFLISTQSYAKAHTTTSKYLVKYLGEDMQWANTHKSKLIKMMSKSLKLSSAVVKKMVMRRSYTFGKMTKTITQEQQKIADAFYQAGLLKTDVTVDKIVTYLKE from the coding sequence ATGAGTCAAACCAAACGGCGTTTTCTTAAATGGCTCGTGGGCCTCATCGTGATTCTGTGGGCGGGCGTAGCCTTCTACGGTTATCGGCAGACCGATGCCAGTAGTCAATCCAGCGGGCTCACAACCGTGACGGTAGGCTACCAGAAGGGCGATCCGGTCGATATAGCCCGGCAACGGGGTGAATTGGTGAAGGAGATGAAGGCCAAGGGTTATAAAGTTGTTTATAAACAGTTCCAAGATGGAACCTCGCTCCTCCAAGCCTTAAAGTCCGGCAGTATTGATTACGCCAGAACTGGCGACACCCCACCCGTGACCGCACAGGCAGCCGGGACGAAGTTAACTTACATTGGTGCGGGGTCCGCCAAACCCCAAGGATCCGGCATCGTGGTGAAGAAGGGTAGCGGTATTTCCTCGATTAAGGATCTGAAAGGCAAGAAGGTCGCCTACACCAAGGGGACCAGTTCACAGTATCTTCTGTTGCAAGCGCTAAAGAAGGCCGGTATGTCTTCTTCCGACGTGACGTGGGTCAACATGGACCAGTCCTCGGCCAGCGTCGCATTTGCCAAGGGTAAGGTGGCTGCTTGGGTCACTTGGGACCCGTATACCGCCCAAGCTCAGGTTAACCAGAATGCGAAACTGCTGACGAACGGCGTCGGTTTGAGCAACAACCGGGACTTCCTGATTTCGACACAGAGCTACGCCAAGGCGCATACCACAACGTCGAAGTACCTGGTAAAGTACCTCGGTGAGGACATGCAGTGGGCCAATACCCATAAATCGAAGCTGATTAAGATGATGAGTAAGTCGTTGAAGTTATCCTCAGCCGTCGTCAAGAAGATGGTCATGCGTCGAAGCTACACGTTTGGCAAGATGACCAAGACGATTACGCAAGAACAACAAAAAATTGCGGACGCCTTCTATCAGGCGGGGCTCCTGAAGACGGATGTGACGGTGGATAAGATCGTGACGTACTTGAAAGAATAA
- a CDS encoding helix-turn-helix domain-containing protein yields MPEILAQVTYVVASVATRYDVIAVTETVTIAATQVTSQHHYWVLPTEDHNDPTVYRLPLNDSTYNTRQDWIAYRERFNFLQPTEIKAARQALGLTLREAAFILGMGFSTLNNIENNLALQSFDHEVRLRYLTYPTWLKHLVRQHHAAIVARAARRQVDVKRLLAKLR; encoded by the coding sequence ATGCCAGAGATACTCGCCCAAGTGACGTACGTTGTAGCCAGCGTCGCGACTCGCTACGACGTGATCGCCGTTACTGAAACGGTGACCATTGCCGCGACTCAGGTGACCAGTCAGCATCACTACTGGGTTCTCCCCACTGAAGATCACAATGACCCCACGGTTTACCGACTCCCCCTGAACGACTCGACCTACAATACGCGCCAGGACTGGATAGCCTACCGCGAGCGCTTTAATTTTCTCCAACCTACGGAGATTAAAGCTGCCCGACAGGCACTGGGTCTGACGTTACGCGAAGCGGCCTTCATCTTAGGCATGGGTTTCAGCACTCTGAACAATATCGAAAATAATCTGGCACTACAGTCGTTTGATCATGAAGTCAGGCTACGCTACCTGACCTATCCGACTTGGCTTAAACACCTAGTTCGCCAGCACCACGCGGCCATCGTTGCTCGCGCGGCCCGACGACAGGTTGATGTGAAACGCTTGCTGGCTAAGTTGCGCTGA
- a CDS encoding MerR family transcriptional regulator yields MSKLTTGELAKQANVSVRTLQYYDQRGLLRPTELSTGGRRLYTTTDLKRLKLILLLKGMGLSLTAIQEVLDSDQSNHVLALLLDQQKQKLQDEQAATTEKLRTVRQVRAGLADFAMVPIQSIEDMARIMENKKGLRRVHLNLVGWGLLMDAIELAALIYSIVVGNWWVFAVAMVVAVIFATVAVRRYFNAVDFICPACGSQFRPRFKQAFWSGHTPKTRKLTCPVCGQTNFCVEVLRRSAAKR; encoded by the coding sequence ATGTCAAAACTAACGACCGGGGAATTAGCCAAACAGGCAAACGTATCGGTACGCACGCTTCAGTACTATGATCAGCGGGGGCTTTTACGGCCGACCGAACTGAGTACGGGTGGCCGACGACTGTACACAACGACAGACTTGAAGCGATTGAAATTAATCCTGCTACTCAAGGGGATGGGGCTTTCGCTGACCGCTATTCAGGAAGTATTGGACAGCGACCAGTCGAACCACGTTCTCGCCTTGCTCCTGGACCAACAGAAACAGAAACTTCAGGATGAGCAGGCTGCGACCACCGAAAAATTACGAACGGTAAGGCAGGTGCGTGCCGGTTTGGCCGACTTTGCGATGGTCCCGATCCAATCAATCGAAGACATGGCGCGCATTATGGAAAATAAAAAAGGATTACGCAGGGTTCATTTGAACCTCGTGGGGTGGGGGCTCTTAATGGATGCAATTGAACTGGCTGCCCTGATTTACAGCATCGTCGTGGGCAACTGGTGGGTCTTCGCAGTAGCCATGGTGGTGGCCGTGATCTTTGCGACCGTGGCGGTTCGTCGTTATTTCAACGCGGTAGACTTCATCTGTCCGGCCTGTGGTAGCCAGTTTCGTCCTCGCTTCAAGCAGGCATTCTGGTCGGGACACACGCCGAAGACGCGGAAGCTAACCTGCCCGGTCTGTGGACAGACCAATTTCTGTGTGGAAGTATTGCGGCGCTCGGCAGCTAAGCGGTAG
- a CDS encoding C39 family peptidase, which translates to MKQLSGALFALCCGLLLGVGQPANVHAATSSATTTSSTTTSESTTTATDSESSSSSSSNTSSSSVSKPKPKPVVYRQVMSLKKVSYYTKINANKKHNYKVYQSGGAKSSAANMKAISTGRHFAKKKVHITREEKMADGTWLKFTYNHTQTGWIHRNGTVKSYRWLSVPLIAQRPQLPTGCEVTATTMMLKFAGAKVSKMSLAKEMPRSSNPNKGFVGSPYSKSGWWIYPKGLMPIVKKHVGSAKNMTGASFKKMKKQINKGHPVVIWVAGVDGFVNHAITLSGYSNTRAYYNDPWTKKKTSMTLANLHNHRKHDAYRALSY; encoded by the coding sequence ATGAAACAACTCTCTGGAGCGCTCTTCGCGCTTTGCTGCGGCCTTCTGCTGGGCGTTGGCCAACCAGCAAACGTTCACGCGGCAACGTCCTCGGCAACGACCACGTCTTCCACAACGACTTCAGAATCAACGACAACAGCGACTGATTCAGAAAGCTCATCCTCTTCATCCTCCAACACTAGCTCTAGCTCAGTTTCTAAGCCGAAGCCCAAGCCAGTGGTCTATCGGCAGGTCATGAGTCTGAAAAAGGTGAGCTATTACACCAAGATTAATGCCAACAAAAAACATAATTACAAGGTGTATCAATCCGGTGGTGCCAAATCTTCTGCGGCCAATATGAAGGCTATCTCAACCGGGCGGCATTTTGCCAAAAAGAAGGTCCACATCACCCGTGAAGAAAAGATGGCGGACGGCACTTGGCTCAAGTTCACGTATAACCACACCCAAACGGGCTGGATTCATCGGAACGGAACGGTCAAAAGTTATCGCTGGCTGAGTGTCCCACTCATTGCCCAACGACCACAGTTACCAACTGGTTGTGAGGTGACCGCAACGACCATGATGCTGAAGTTCGCGGGGGCGAAGGTTAGCAAGATGTCACTGGCCAAGGAAATGCCCCGCAGTTCCAATCCCAACAAGGGGTTTGTGGGCAGTCCTTATTCTAAATCCGGTTGGTGGATCTATCCCAAAGGACTCATGCCAATTGTCAAAAAGCACGTGGGATCGGCTAAAAATATGACCGGTGCTTCTTTCAAAAAAATGAAGAAGCAAATCAACAAGGGGCACCCCGTGGTGATCTGGGTTGCCGGCGTTGATGGCTTCGTCAACCATGCCATTACGCTTTCCGGTTACAGCAACACTCGGGCCTACTACAACGACCCTTGGACCAAGAAAAAGACCAGTATGACACTGGCCAATCTGCACAATCACCGCAAGCACGATGCCTATCGCGCATTAAGTTATTAA
- a CDS encoding ABC transporter ATP-binding protein, with amino-acid sequence MTDAPEISIRSLEKQYGSLTALHDVNLTVRSGEFLALVGMSGGGKSTLLRLIAGLEAPTGGDVRFDQHDRDHTVIRIMFQEDRLLPWMTVLENLSFNSRDAQTQADAKQLLGLVELGDYANHYPNQLSGGQKQRVALARALMSHPQVLLLDEPLGALDALTRRKMQDLILKVCAQQQLTTILVTHDVTEAARMADRIVVMKHATNHAEMAGPTDHQDGRQVGAVAEDVLDAILHDQPQTA; translated from the coding sequence ATGACTGATGCACCGGAAATCTCAATTCGTTCCCTAGAAAAGCAGTACGGCTCCCTCACCGCACTACACGATGTCAATCTCACCGTTCGTAGTGGCGAGTTTCTAGCGCTCGTCGGTATGAGCGGGGGTGGTAAAAGTACCCTGCTACGCCTCATTGCTGGTCTGGAAGCTCCGACTGGCGGCGATGTTCGTTTTGACCAGCACGACCGTGACCACACCGTCATTCGCATCATGTTCCAAGAAGATCGCCTCCTCCCCTGGATGACCGTCTTGGAAAATCTCTCGTTTAACAGTCGTGACGCCCAGACCCAAGCGGACGCCAAGCAACTCCTCGGCTTGGTCGAACTCGGTGATTACGCCAACCACTATCCCAATCAGCTGTCCGGTGGGCAAAAACAACGGGTGGCCTTGGCGCGGGCACTGATGTCCCATCCCCAAGTCCTACTCCTCGATGAACCGCTGGGAGCCTTAGACGCCCTAACCCGGCGGAAAATGCAGGACCTCATCCTCAAGGTCTGCGCCCAGCAACAACTCACCACGATTCTGGTCACTCACGATGTCACCGAGGCCGCACGGATGGCCGATCGAATCGTCGTGATGAAACACGCGACTAATCACGCTGAAATGGCGGGCCCCACCGATCATCAAGACGGTCGGCAAGTTGGGGCCGTGGCCGAAGACGTCCTCGACGCCATCCTCCACGACCAACCGCAAACAGCTTAG
- a CDS encoding C40 family peptidase, which yields MKKHWLIGLLVMTGLASVGLTTTAQAKSSYYTSNPGIIRVKKTVAYYKDAAKTKHAATVHKNHYAKISKVVTVKGHAPVLKTNTGKYVTANKAFVAKTKGYQNPKKYYQVNYKQIKPYGKVGYTVKRGYEGIKTWKIMKRLGTANGYNKYNSATYYAVRRFQSKHHLKVTGNVNEKTWVKLGFSKSSWTSIDSYVAPLGAHAWNGRSAHIEAMIKQAYKYKGNPYLVGSSSKPSYGTDCSGLVMQALYAGGINPKPISAIHHAYPGNEWNSRNLWASKKFKHVAYSHKQRGDLVFYYQPGTHTIWHVAIYLGKGKVIESWPPRIMVQPIKNGQRSNVAGIARVFN from the coding sequence TTGAAAAAACATTGGTTAATTGGTTTATTGGTTATGACTGGCCTTGCTAGCGTGGGATTAACCACCACGGCCCAAGCTAAGAGCAGTTACTACACGTCAAATCCGGGCATCATTCGGGTCAAGAAGACGGTGGCTTACTATAAAGATGCCGCTAAGACTAAACATGCTGCCACGGTTCATAAGAATCACTACGCAAAGATCTCCAAGGTTGTGACCGTCAAGGGACATGCACCTGTACTGAAGACCAATACGGGGAAGTACGTCACGGCTAACAAAGCCTTTGTCGCTAAGACCAAGGGCTACCAGAACCCTAAGAAGTACTACCAAGTTAACTACAAGCAAATCAAGCCTTACGGTAAGGTTGGCTACACGGTTAAACGGGGTTACGAAGGCATCAAGACTTGGAAAATCATGAAGCGGTTGGGAACGGCCAACGGCTATAACAAGTACAATTCGGCCACCTATTACGCGGTTCGGCGTTTTCAAAGTAAACACCACTTAAAGGTGACGGGGAACGTGAACGAAAAGACCTGGGTCAAGTTGGGCTTCTCTAAGTCTAGCTGGACTAGCATCGATTCTTACGTAGCGCCACTGGGTGCCCACGCTTGGAATGGTCGTTCTGCACACATCGAAGCCATGATTAAGCAAGCTTACAAGTACAAGGGCAATCCTTACCTCGTAGGATCTTCATCTAAGCCAAGTTATGGTACGGACTGCTCCGGACTGGTGATGCAGGCACTCTACGCTGGTGGGATTAACCCTAAGCCAATCAGCGCTATTCACCACGCTTACCCTGGTAACGAATGGAACTCACGTAACTTATGGGCCAGCAAGAAATTCAAACACGTCGCTTACAGCCACAAGCAACGTGGTGACCTGGTCTTCTACTACCAACCAGGGACACACACCATCTGGCACGTGGCCATCTACTTAGGCAAAGGTAAGGTCATCGAAAGCTGGCCACCACGGATTATGGTTCAACCCATCAAGAACGGTCAGCGGTCTAATGTTGCCGGAATTGCACGGGTATTTAATTAG
- a CDS encoding ABC transporter permease subunit, whose translation MQKSIALTPTTPPRNLRWSPPVRQLLPFVIPVVLVIGWQFSSSAGWLPSSVLPSPWAVFQDGITLTQSGELPKNLSISLYRATMGLLIGGGLGFILGFTNGMSKTCRLLFDSSIQMFRNIPHLALIPLIILWLGIGESAKISLVAIGTLFPVYINTYNGIRSVDPDLIEMGRSYNLSNSQLFRKIIFPAALPQILVGIRYALGVMWTTLIVAETISASSGIGYMATNAEDFVDMQTVILCIVIYALLGKVSDLVAKGLESLLLDWQTTGRSAVND comes from the coding sequence ATGCAAAAATCTATTGCCCTCACGCCGACCACGCCACCGCGAAACTTACGGTGGTCACCCCCCGTCAGGCAACTCCTTCCCTTCGTCATTCCGGTAGTGCTGGTTATCGGCTGGCAATTCAGTAGTAGTGCCGGTTGGCTACCCAGCTCGGTGCTCCCCTCACCGTGGGCGGTCTTCCAAGACGGGATTACGCTAACCCAATCCGGCGAGTTGCCCAAGAATCTCAGTATCAGCCTCTATCGCGCGACGATGGGCTTACTGATTGGGGGCGGTCTAGGATTTATTCTCGGCTTTACCAACGGAATGTCCAAGACCTGCCGGCTACTCTTCGATTCATCCATTCAGATGTTTCGGAATATTCCTCACCTGGCCTTGATTCCCCTCATCATTCTCTGGCTGGGGATTGGCGAATCCGCAAAAATCTCACTGGTCGCCATTGGGACGCTCTTTCCGGTCTACATCAACACCTACAACGGCATTCGTTCCGTTGATCCCGATTTGATTGAAATGGGCCGGTCCTACAATCTATCGAATAGCCAGCTTTTTCGAAAGATTATCTTTCCCGCCGCGCTACCCCAGATCCTCGTGGGGATTCGCTACGCCTTAGGGGTCATGTGGACCACACTCATCGTGGCCGAGACCATCTCCGCCAGTTCGGGGATTGGCTACATGGCTACTAATGCCGAGGACTTTGTCGATATGCAGACCGTGATCTTGTGTATCGTCATCTACGCTCTGCTCGGCAAGGTCTCCGATCTCGTGGCCAAGGGGCTGGAAAGTCTACTCTTAGACTGGCAAACGACTGGAAGGAGTGCTGTCAATGACTGA
- a CDS encoding AMP-binding protein, giving the protein MSKITLKLTQQLKQASHQNVIKDEARDRWFTGAELAADVDQLEDQLRGLKVGHGDLVYVCLPNSALYPVLTQAIWAIGAVMHPVAPKTPAAEMQAELAAHAYAAIIVGPQLLPAAQTDRNTTAATLQLATAPTVTLLRDVAVTGHAAATPTEEDLAVILNTSGTTGKPKRVGLTHKLLRNGAQHDIDSHRMTSADTTLIVMPLFHINAQVMSLLSTRLSGGRVVITPKFSASHFWPQVQDNAVTWVSVVPTIINILLLNAHSRAAYDQSRSRLRFVRCSSFSLPLDKLTQFQDTYHTQIMEGYGMTETASQCTLNPYDAPKVGSVGKPVGTEVAIVVDGQFVPNSQETGEIAVRGDHVIHDYLDPHPDSFQDGWFLTGDLGYFDAEGYLFVSGRKKDIISVGGEKVAPAYVENELSELPFIKEVTVIGTPDDLYGEAVTAVIISQPGDQRVQRQAVLDQAQRTLAPYEQPKRILFVQDYPRNATGKVVRPKLRQQLLAQGIGEGA; this is encoded by the coding sequence ATGTCAAAAATAACCTTAAAACTCACGCAACAACTGAAACAGGCGTCTCATCAGAACGTCATTAAGGACGAGGCCCGCGATCGGTGGTTTACCGGCGCCGAACTGGCCGCCGATGTCGACCAACTCGAGGATCAACTTCGCGGTCTGAAAGTGGGGCATGGCGATCTCGTTTACGTTTGCCTGCCTAACTCGGCCCTGTATCCCGTCTTGACGCAGGCTATCTGGGCTATCGGTGCGGTCATGCATCCGGTGGCGCCCAAGACGCCAGCCGCCGAAATGCAGGCCGAGCTAGCCGCCCACGCCTACGCGGCCATTATCGTTGGGCCGCAACTATTACCTGCCGCTCAAACCGACCGGAACACCACAGCGGCCACGCTCCAGTTGGCGACTGCCCCGACAGTAACGTTACTGCGAGACGTGGCGGTTACGGGCCATGCGGCCGCCACGCCAACCGAAGAAGATTTGGCAGTGATCCTGAATACCTCGGGCACCACGGGTAAGCCGAAGCGTGTGGGGTTGACGCATAAACTTCTCCGCAACGGCGCCCAACACGATATTGATAGTCACCGGATGACTTCCGCCGATACCACACTGATTGTCATGCCACTCTTCCACATTAACGCGCAGGTTATGTCGCTACTGTCCACGCGTCTCTCCGGTGGTCGGGTGGTGATTACCCCGAAGTTCAGTGCCAGCCATTTCTGGCCGCAAGTGCAGGACAACGCCGTGACGTGGGTATCCGTGGTGCCCACCATCATTAACATCTTGTTGTTAAATGCCCACTCGCGGGCCGCGTACGATCAGAGTCGCAGCCGGCTTCGTTTCGTGCGGTGCTCCTCATTCTCCTTACCGCTGGATAAATTAACCCAATTTCAAGACACGTACCATACCCAGATCATGGAAGGCTATGGCATGACTGAGACGGCCAGCCAGTGCACGCTGAACCCCTACGATGCGCCTAAGGTTGGCTCGGTCGGTAAGCCGGTAGGTACGGAGGTCGCCATTGTGGTCGATGGCCAATTCGTCCCGAACAGTCAGGAGACTGGTGAGATTGCCGTTCGTGGTGACCACGTCATTCACGACTACCTCGATCCCCATCCCGATTCCTTTCAGGATGGCTGGTTTCTGACTGGAGACCTGGGCTACTTTGACGCTGAAGGTTATCTCTTCGTGAGCGGCCGTAAGAAGGATATCATTAGTGTGGGTGGTGAAAAGGTTGCCCCGGCATACGTTGAAAATGAACTGAGTGAATTGCCCTTTATCAAGGAAGTCACGGTAATCGGTACGCCCGATGACCTGTATGGCGAGGCGGTGACGGCCGTTATTATTTCCCAACCCGGTGACCAGCGGGTGCAGCGCCAAGCGGTTCTCGACCAAGCGCAACGGACGCTGGCGCCGTATGAGCAACCGAAGCGAATTCTGTTCGTTCAGGACTATCCGCGAAATGCCACGGGTAAGGTGGTTCGACCGAAACTCCGTCAACAGTTGTTGGCCCAAGGGATTGGTGAGGGCGCATGA